The Deltaproteobacteria bacterium HGW-Deltaproteobacteria-4 region GTCGAAGAGGACCAGCTCCGGTTCGATCGCCAGGGCGCGGGCAATACAAAGACGCTGCTGCTGGCCGCCGGAGAGGTTGAAGGCCGGCTCCTGCAAGCGATCCTTGACCTCGTTCCACAGGGCGGCGTTGATCAACGCCGTCTCCACCTTCTCTTCAAGTTCGGCCTTCTTGTTCATCCCACGCACCCGCAGGCCGTAGGCCGCATTCTCGAAGATCGATTTGGGGAAGGGGTTTGGCTTCTGAAAGACCATGCTGACCCGCATCCGCACCTCGATGGGGTCGACATCCGGCGAAAGGAGGTTGACATCGTCGGGGAAGAGACGAATTTCGCCGCCGTAACGGTTACCGGGATACAGGTCGTGCATGCGGTTGAAGCAGCGCAAAAAGGTCGACTTGCCGCAGCCGGAAGGACCGATCAGGGCGGTAATTTTTTCATTGTAGACCGGAAGAGTGATGTTCTTCAAGGCATGAA contains the following coding sequences:
- the pstB gene encoding phosphate ABC transporter ATP-binding protein → MTSQPAATPPELKAQARDLNFHYGAFHALKNITLPVYNEKITALIGPSGCGKSTFLRCFNRMHDLYPGNRYGGEIRLFPDDVNLLSPDVDPIEVRMRVSMVFQKPNPFPKSIFENAAYGLRVRGMNKKAELEEKVETALINAALWNEVKDRLQEPAFNLSGGQQQRLCIARALAIEPELVLFDEPTSALDPIATASIEELMLELKEKVSILIVTHNMQQAARVSDYTAFLYLGEVIEYDDTKKIFTNPEKKQTEDYITGRFG